The proteins below are encoded in one region of Bosea sp. BIWAKO-01:
- a CDS encoding glutathione peroxidase yields the protein MPLLRRDVLGLIGGLAASPSFAISPDTQSAPDAYQFAFVRLEGGHIPLAAYRGKPILIVNTATNCGYAGQFATLEQLWQRYSGRGLMLLAVPSNDFGGQEPLEGMAIAEAARQTYGATYPFAAKSSVRGPDAHPFYRWAASRRPAEVPTWNFHKYLVGRDGSLVGGFPASSDPVGSQLIRAIGQELHSA from the coding sequence ATGCCGCTGCTTCGTCGTGACGTGTTGGGCCTGATCGGCGGGCTCGCTGCGAGCCCATCATTTGCCATATCGCCCGATACGCAGAGCGCACCCGACGCCTACCAGTTTGCGTTCGTCCGGCTCGAGGGCGGGCATATTCCGCTGGCGGCCTATCGCGGCAAGCCGATCCTGATCGTCAACACGGCTACCAATTGCGGCTACGCAGGGCAGTTCGCAACACTTGAGCAGCTGTGGCAACGCTATTCCGGCCGTGGCCTGATGTTGCTGGCGGTTCCGAGCAATGACTTCGGTGGGCAGGAGCCGCTCGAAGGCATGGCGATCGCGGAGGCAGCGCGCCAGACCTATGGCGCGACTTACCCGTTCGCTGCGAAATCGAGCGTGCGCGGCCCCGACGCCCATCCATTCTATCGCTGGGCGGCCAGCCGGCGGCCGGCCGAGGTTCCGACCTGGAACTTCCATAAATATCTGGTCGGACGCGATGGCAGCCTCGTTGGAGGCTTTCCCGCGAGTTCGGATCCTGTCGGCTCACAGCTGATCCGGGCTATCGGTCAGGAACTGCACTCGGCCTGA
- a CDS encoding response regulator has protein sequence MKARSDYRILVVDDQKSMRGLATYFLKQIEFQDIDEAENAREALMKMQTKRYDLLLLDWNMDGMSGIDLLRAIRSVPELNQIKIIMATSERSVDKMDEATSNGADHYVVKPYELRDLEVRVKKVLAC, from the coding sequence ATGAAAGCCAGAAGTGACTACCGGATCCTCGTGGTCGACGACCAGAAGAGCATGCGCGGTCTTGCCACCTATTTCCTGAAGCAGATCGAGTTCCAGGACATCGATGAGGCGGAGAATGCACGCGAAGCGCTGATGAAGATGCAGACCAAGCGCTATGACCTGCTTCTGCTCGACTGGAACATGGACGGAATGAGCGGCATCGATCTGCTGCGGGCGATTCGTTCCGTGCCGGAGCTCAACCAGATCAAGATCATCATGGCGACCTCCGAGCGCTCGGTGGACAAGATGGATGAGGCGACCAGCAACGGCGCCGACCACTATGTCGTGAAACCCTATGAGCTCCGCGATCTCGAAGTACGGGTGAAGAAGGTTCTCGCCTGCTGA